The genomic region ATATTGGGTAGCCCCAGGGGCTGTACAGCTCGGGCATGTTGAGGCGGTTAACGCCGCCGTTGGGGTTTTCGCGCTGGAAATTCATGCCGTAGAGCCCCACCACGAAGCTCAGCGGGATGAAGATGGAACTGATGATGGTCAGCACCTTCATCACCTCATTCATGCGGTTGCTCTGGTTGCTCATGAACAGCTCCACCAGGCTGGTCACCGATTCGCGGTAGCTCTCGGCCAGGTCCAGGGCCTGGATAGCGTGGTCGTAGCAGTCGCGGAAATAGACCTTCATTTCCTCGGGCACTATCTCGTCGGGCATGCGCAGGATTTCGGCTACTTTCTCGCGCTCCGGGTACACGAAGCGCCGGAACCGGATGATGTCCTTCTTCATGCGCAGGATGCGGCCCAGCACGCGCCGGTCGGGGCGGTCCTGCAGAATCCGGTCTTCCAGCTTCTCAATATAGTCGCCGATGGCGGCCATGGTGGGGTAGTACTGGTCGAGCACCACGTCGGTGAGGGCGTAGGCCAGGTACAGCGGCGGCTTGCGCTTGATCTGGCTGAAGCCCGACCGGATGCGCTGCCGCACGGTGTCGAGGCAGTCCACGTAGTCGTCCTGAAACGTGAGCACGTAGTTGGGGCCGGTGAAGATGGAGAGCTGGTCGTCGTCGATTTCCAGCAGCTGCGTGAACTCCGTCATGCGCGACACCAGAAACAGGCGGTTGTCGCCGAATACGTCCACTTTGGCCCGCTGGTAGTCGCCCAGCACGTCTTCCATCTGCAGCGGGTGCAGCTCGAAGTCAGCCATCAGCTGCTGCATCAGCTCCAGGTTGTTGTAGCCGCGCACATCAATCCAGTGGCGCAGTTCGGGGTGGCCCTGGAAGTAGGCCAGCAGCTCCTGGTAGTCGTCGTATTCGCGCTCTACGCAGGAATTTTCGTCGTAGGAAATCAAAAACAGCCGGGGCGTGAGTGAGCCTTCGCGGATGGTGAGCGTGCCGGGCCGCTGGCCGACGTCGGCCTCGCGGGCCAGGCGCGTATCGGCGCGGTCGGCCACGGAATGCCGGCGCTCGGGCGTGGGCTCGGTGGAGGCATCGGGGGGCGGCAGCAGCGGGGCGGCGGCTGTGGGAGAAGCGGGTTCCATAGGAGGGAGGCGGATTGAGGCCAATGTACGGCGGAAGGCGGGGAGAAAGTTGGCCGGCGTACTTTTGGGCCCCATGTCAGTTGCCCGCCCATCCGCCGCCACGCCGCCTCCCGCGCCCGCCGCGCCGCCTGCTGCCCGGCAGTTTGTGCGAGGCTCGGTGGGCTCGGGCGTGGCCGTGGTGGCGCGTGCGGCGGGGGCGCTGCTGCTCAACAAGCTGCTGGCCGTGTATGGCGGGCCCGGCGGCCTCACGCTGCTGGCGCACTTCCAGAACCTGATGGCCCTGTTCACGACGCTGCCCAACGACGGCACGCACGTGGGCTTGGTGAAATACCTGGCGCCGCTGCCGGCCCGCGCCGGCCGCTACCGGGCGTGGCTGGGGGCGGCGCTGCTGCTGAACGGGGCCGCGCTGCTGTTGGGGCTGCTGGCGCTGCTGTTATCTCCGGGGCCGCTGGTGGGAGTGTTTCAGCCCTCGGTGGGCTGGGTGGTGCTGTTTGGGCTGGGCATTGCGCTGCTCACGGCCTATGCGCTGCTGGGCGCCGTGCTGCTGGCCGCCGGGCAGCTGCGCGCCTACGTTGGCCTGACGGTGGCGCTGAGCTTGCTGGGGCCGGCGGCCGTGGCGGCGGTGCTG from Hymenobacter canadensis harbors:
- the corA gene encoding magnesium/cobalt transporter CorA produces the protein MEPASPTAAAPLLPPPDASTEPTPERRHSVADRADTRLAREADVGQRPGTLTIREGSLTPRLFLISYDENSCVEREYDDYQELLAYFQGHPELRHWIDVRGYNNLELMQQLMADFELHPLQMEDVLGDYQRAKVDVFGDNRLFLVSRMTEFTQLLEIDDDQLSIFTGPNYVLTFQDDYVDCLDTVRQRIRSGFSQIKRKPPLYLAYALTDVVLDQYYPTMAAIGDYIEKLEDRILQDRPDRRVLGRILRMKKDIIRFRRFVYPEREKVAEILRMPDEIVPEEMKVYFRDCYDHAIQALDLAESYRESVTSLVELFMSNQSNRMNEVMKVLTIISSIFIPLSFVVGLYGMNFQRENPNGGVNRLNMPELYSPWGYPILIGVLVTIVAFQLVYFYRKGWLTNK